From Persicobacter psychrovividus, one genomic window encodes:
- a CDS encoding M43 family zinc metalloprotease: MKYPTLYLLAIILCISCNQKSDPGPSERNRTGGYYWNLIPPRMDTYNVPVSFHYFIEESDEDFEVMEGRLVEIVKEVNRLFDNESAYLENHAFTRLGVSLVIDTIVVHRLGEGDFGEVQESFRNNNLDFSYVDNSDHLSSVRVGMIPIDDDFYQTTAWGEFPYFQNQQNSMLGFTSSVYLVESLRNYDQQVKDHYGIGFPYIFANEDTYTTKLGGEWLAHEMGHILGLFHVFGRNCERTATDPQTGLSGVYDIDFCDDTYGYINNGSGGVAAKCTEGPEVPEFRTNTNVMDYRDYTTRITKDQLMRVQTVLTRGLPISTIVIPPITTWVGGFESPNARLMPARSRADDQHLPIRCATQP, from the coding sequence ATGAAATACCCAACCCTATATTTACTGGCAATTATTCTATGTATTAGCTGTAATCAGAAGTCGGATCCTGGTCCCTCGGAACGAAATCGAACGGGTGGCTATTACTGGAATTTAATTCCGCCCCGAATGGACACCTATAACGTGCCTGTTTCTTTTCATTATTTTATTGAAGAAAGTGATGAGGACTTTGAGGTGATGGAAGGGCGTTTGGTAGAAATTGTGAAGGAGGTCAATCGTTTATTTGATAATGAATCTGCCTATCTGGAAAATCACGCATTTACTCGATTGGGCGTTAGTTTGGTGATTGATACCATTGTGGTGCACCGATTGGGTGAGGGAGATTTTGGAGAGGTTCAGGAGAGCTTTCGTAACAATAATCTTGACTTCTCCTATGTTGATAATTCTGATCATCTTTCGAGCGTCAGGGTGGGCATGATTCCTATTGATGATGATTTTTACCAAACAACCGCCTGGGGTGAATTTCCATATTTTCAGAATCAGCAAAATTCCATGCTTGGATTTACCTCAAGTGTCTATCTTGTGGAGTCGCTGCGCAATTACGATCAGCAAGTGAAAGACCACTATGGGATCGGTTTCCCGTATATTTTTGCGAATGAAGACACCTATACGACCAAACTTGGCGGCGAGTGGTTGGCCCATGAAATGGGACATATCCTGGGCTTATTTCATGTTTTTGGAAGAAATTGTGAGCGTACCGCGACGGATCCGCAAACGGGGCTAAGTGGCGTTTATGATATTGACTTTTGCGATGATACCTATGGTTACATTAACAATGGTTCTGGAGGTGTGGCAGCAAAGTGTACCGAGGGTCCTGAAGTTCCTGAATTCAGAACGAACACAAATGTGATGGATTATCGCGATTACACCACACGAATTACCAAAGATCAATTGATGCGTGTGCAAACTGTCCTCACCCGGGGATTGCCTATTTCAACGATTGTCATTCCACCGATTACCACCTGGGTTGGAGGCTTTGAGTCGCCGAATGCCAGATTGATGCCTGCAAGAAGCCGAGCGGATGATCAGCATTTACCTATCCGCTGCGCGACACAGCCTTAA
- a CDS encoding aspartate:alanine exchanger family transporter, translated as MDFSHLFEIDYFILFLVIAIGMLLGRIKIKGVSFDASMVIFVALFFGHLGYSIPPIFKTIGLILFILTIGIQAGPAFFDSFRTQGSKLIIVAVTIVLSGGLTALGCAYLFDIDLAMAVGLFTGALTSTPGLAAAIEATKGAGEASIGYGIAYPFGVIGVILFCRLSPKFFRINIKEEEEKYYEDAKSNYPSMLNKNYIVDNEQVFGKRIGDLLFNRMTGANISRVMSEGHSMVADKNYRLKKGDIIKAVGTDDSLDKVEMLIGPTTVVEIPKSEDFDAHWFTVTNRKIINKELQSLALLENYNARITRIRRSGVDMTPNYRSRLKFGDRVMVVSGTSNTAAVSRLIGNDNKSLTVGDFFPVAAIAVIGILLGNIHFGNFSLGLTGGVLITALLLSWVGKTGPILWNIAGPANAFLREIGLLFFLAAVGTSAGSSLVATIEANGFSLFISGVMITMIPMILAITIGRILKINYLSLLGTLTGGMTSTPGLSAVDGMTETNAPSVAYATVYPFAMVILVIVAQIMGHLYELATTGAAF; from the coding sequence ATGGACTTTTCACATCTTTTTGAAATAGACTACTTTATACTATTTCTCGTGATTGCGATAGGAATGCTGTTGGGACGGATCAAAATTAAAGGTGTTTCCTTTGATGCCTCGATGGTTATTTTTGTGGCACTTTTTTTCGGACATTTGGGCTATTCTATCCCACCCATTTTTAAAACAATCGGGCTGATTCTTTTTATCCTGACGATAGGAATTCAGGCGGGTCCCGCCTTTTTTGATTCCTTTAGAACACAGGGATCAAAGTTAATTATTGTTGCAGTAACCATTGTCCTTTCAGGAGGATTAACCGCTTTGGGTTGCGCCTATTTATTCGATATCGACCTGGCCATGGCAGTAGGTTTGTTCACAGGAGCACTGACATCCACACCAGGTTTAGCGGCAGCTATTGAAGCCACCAAAGGAGCTGGAGAAGCTTCGATCGGTTATGGTATTGCCTATCCGTTTGGTGTTATTGGCGTGATCTTGTTCTGTCGACTTTCCCCAAAATTCTTCCGCATCAATATTAAAGAAGAAGAAGAAAAATATTATGAAGATGCAAAATCCAATTACCCTTCAATGCTCAACAAAAACTACATTGTAGATAACGAGCAAGTTTTTGGAAAACGTATCGGCGACTTGCTTTTCAACCGAATGACTGGCGCAAATATTTCACGCGTAATGAGTGAAGGCCACAGTATGGTTGCGGATAAAAATTACAGACTGAAAAAGGGTGACATTATCAAGGCTGTAGGAACAGACGACTCACTGGACAAAGTAGAAATGCTGATTGGCCCAACAACAGTTGTTGAGATTCCTAAATCTGAGGATTTTGATGCCCATTGGTTTACGGTGACTAACCGAAAAATCATTAACAAAGAATTGCAATCTTTGGCTTTACTTGAAAACTATAATGCACGGATTACACGTATTCGTCGTTCTGGTGTAGACATGACCCCTAACTACCGTTCGCGCCTTAAATTTGGTGACCGTGTGATGGTGGTTTCTGGAACAAGCAACACCGCTGCTGTTTCTCGATTAATTGGCAATGACAACAAAAGCCTCACGGTGGGAGATTTCTTCCCTGTTGCCGCCATTGCGGTTATTGGTATCCTTTTGGGAAATATTCATTTTGGAAACTTCAGTTTAGGACTGACAGGTGGCGTGTTGATTACCGCGCTTCTATTGTCATGGGTAGGAAAAACTGGCCCAATTCTTTGGAACATCGCAGGTCCAGCGAATGCTTTTTTACGTGAAATAGGCTTGCTGTTTTTCCTTGCGGCAGTAGGGACAAGCGCAGGAAGCAGCTTGGTGGCCACCATTGAAGCCAATGGATTCTCCCTCTTTATTTCAGGTGTAATGATTACAATGATCCCGATGATTTTAGCCATTACCATTGGTCGAATTCTGAAGATTAATTACCTCTCTCTTTTGGGTACACTAACAGGGGGAATGACCTCTACACCAGGATTGAGTGCCGTAGATGGTATGACCGAAACCAATGCGCCGTCCGTAGCCTATGCGACAGTTTACCCATTTGCAATGGTAATTTTGGTGATTGTCGCTCAAATTATGGGCCACCTTTATGAGCTTGCAACCACGGGCGCAGCTTTCTAA
- a CDS encoding cytochrome-c peroxidase, which translates to MKQFSLIYFLLLISFVQLSCSNNSKDQKLPDVNLDQQLNSLLEVHGQQQGVSFFQLPSSSDFSNIPQDPKNPITKEKIALGKFLFHETAIGTKPKYVENAETYSCASCHHADAGFQAGMMQGIGEGGDGFGVRGEGRILSEHTQADSADVQSVRSPTVLNVAFTELVLWNGQFGAEGQNSGTEAQWTEGSPKAVNHLGFKGVETQAIAGLAVHRLEIKEWLQDDATYGKLFDDAYANLPKKDRCNAETAGMAIAAYERTITAEQAPFQQYLRGNQQALSHEQKQGAILFFGKANCVSCHTGPALNSDEFHALGMSDMPENGRIGTVPLDSRLGRGGFTKNPKDNFKFRTPQLYNLKDSPFLGHGGSYKSVREVIEYKNLAKADQPEVQQGQLSPAFVGLNLSAEEINQLTDFIENGLYDPNLRRFVPDVLPSNNCFPNNDQQSKMDLGCEGI; encoded by the coding sequence ATGAAACAATTTTCCCTCATATATTTCTTACTGCTGATAAGCTTTGTTCAGCTGTCTTGTTCCAATAATTCAAAGGATCAGAAATTGCCTGACGTAAATTTGGATCAGCAATTAAACAGTTTACTGGAGGTGCATGGGCAACAACAAGGGGTATCATTTTTTCAGTTACCATCCTCATCCGACTTCAGTAATATTCCTCAGGATCCTAAAAATCCGATTACCAAGGAGAAAATAGCACTCGGGAAGTTTCTTTTTCATGAAACTGCCATTGGTACCAAACCTAAATATGTTGAAAATGCAGAAACTTATTCCTGTGCGAGCTGTCATCATGCAGATGCGGGATTTCAGGCGGGTATGATGCAGGGTATTGGCGAAGGCGGTGATGGATTTGGTGTGCGGGGAGAAGGAAGAATTTTAAGTGAACATACACAGGCTGATTCTGCCGATGTTCAGTCGGTACGTTCACCGACCGTTTTAAATGTTGCATTTACTGAATTGGTTTTGTGGAATGGTCAGTTTGGTGCCGAAGGGCAGAATTCTGGGACTGAAGCGCAATGGACTGAAGGCAGTCCGAAAGCGGTGAATCATTTGGGTTTTAAAGGTGTGGAAACACAGGCAATTGCAGGCCTTGCAGTGCATCGACTGGAAATCAAAGAATGGTTGCAAGATGATGCTACTTACGGAAAATTATTCGACGACGCCTATGCGAATTTGCCGAAAAAAGACCGTTGTAATGCTGAAACCGCAGGCATGGCCATTGCGGCATATGAGCGCACCATTACAGCGGAGCAAGCACCATTTCAACAATATTTACGGGGCAATCAGCAGGCATTATCTCATGAACAGAAACAGGGGGCTATTTTGTTTTTTGGGAAGGCAAATTGTGTGAGTTGCCATACGGGTCCAGCTTTGAACTCTGACGAGTTCCATGCTTTAGGCATGAGTGATATGCCTGAAAATGGCAGAATTGGTACTGTACCGCTCGATAGCCGATTGGGAAGAGGGGGCTTTACCAAGAACCCAAAGGATAATTTTAAATTCAGAACACCTCAATTATATAACTTGAAAGATTCGCCATTTTTGGGGCATGGCGGAAGTTATAAGTCAGTTAGGGAAGTGATTGAATACAAGAATTTGGCTAAAGCGGATCAGCCTGAAGTTCAGCAAGGCCAGCTGTCACCTGCATTTGTGGGATTGAATTTATCAGCGGAAGAGATTAATCAGCTCACTGATTTTATAGAGAACGGCCTGTATGATCCCAATTTGCGCCGTTTTGTTCCTGATGTTTTACCTTCAAATAATTGTTTCCCGAACAACGACCAACAATCAAAAATGGATTTGGGATGTGAGGGGATATAA
- a CDS encoding DUF4251 domain-containing protein — protein sequence MNKLTTIWMIIFVMIANVAFAQGTITTEQTDQPLTKKEQRRLAKQQKKIAEAEQEAIQAEITKQMIESGAFVLESHTLYNKYGRTAMVNSNTNFISIAQEEGVMQLAFQNIPVGINGIGGVTWEGKVNKYEFKENKHGGYMVSFSLFGSAGNFDVTMTVMASGQATARIRGNWSSELKYQGDLVPVNKSRVYKGFSRF from the coding sequence ATGAATAAGCTAACAACAATCTGGATGATCATTTTTGTAATGATTGCCAATGTCGCTTTTGCACAAGGGACAATTACCACGGAACAGACTGATCAACCTCTTACAAAAAAAGAGCAACGCAGACTTGCCAAGCAGCAGAAAAAAATAGCGGAAGCGGAACAAGAAGCCATACAAGCTGAAATCACCAAACAGATGATAGAAAGCGGCGCGTTCGTGCTTGAGTCACATACCCTTTACAACAAGTATGGCAGAACAGCGATGGTGAATTCAAACACGAATTTTATCTCCATTGCACAGGAAGAAGGGGTTATGCAGCTCGCTTTTCAGAATATTCCTGTGGGCATAAACGGAATAGGCGGCGTTACCTGGGAGGGTAAAGTCAATAAGTATGAATTCAAAGAGAATAAGCATGGAGGCTATATGGTGAGCTTCAGCTTGTTTGGGTCTGCAGGAAATTTTGACGTTACCATGACCGTTATGGCCTCTGGACAAGCAACAGCGCGTATCCGAGGCAATTGGTCTTCGGAATTAAAATATCAGGGCGACTTGGTTCCTGTGAACAAAAGCAGAGTATATAAAGGCTTTTCGAGATTCTAA
- a CDS encoding MFS transporter, whose translation MKNSYFNLLKKSPQVVSYGVIHYFFSSVGQSFFLSLFIPQFCTRLAIDAATFAYIYAVSSFAAGVLLSVIGPVVDRIDLRKCSGLFALLAACFCLLMGQVQSVWMLGIAIFGLRLTGQGMMPLIGAAAMGKYFKADRGKALSIAALGMSVGEVLAPIGLVVLINTFEWTTLWSALAVIQAVVFPFIAYLLVGKVDLFATIATTAQSKGSSKKFIRELLRSPSYWLYAVSLVFCPFLAAGIMIHHSSLLEIKSWSLPMYATGFVGFGVARILSSISTGPLIDRWSASRLLPYFLWPIIMMMACLIFVKQVWVLYLLLFVLGGSLSFGSICGTALWAEIYGAERMGTAKSLNSTLMVFACSMAPIIFVSVFTTAYLFVAMAGLIMLAIVLSLLTRFSLARNSATNQMKAKKATC comes from the coding sequence ATGAAAAATTCCTATTTCAACCTTCTCAAAAAATCACCACAGGTAGTCAGTTATGGTGTCATCCATTATTTCTTTTCATCTGTTGGACAGAGCTTTTTTTTAAGTCTATTCATTCCTCAGTTTTGTACTCGGCTTGCCATTGATGCGGCCACTTTTGCTTATATCTACGCTGTATCGTCTTTTGCGGCAGGGGTCTTATTGTCTGTTATCGGCCCAGTGGTAGATCGGATCGACCTTCGAAAATGCAGTGGGTTGTTTGCCCTGCTGGCGGCATGTTTTTGTTTGCTGATGGGGCAGGTGCAATCTGTTTGGATGTTGGGCATTGCCATTTTTGGGCTGCGCCTGACCGGGCAAGGCATGATGCCGCTGATTGGTGCGGCAGCCATGGGGAAATATTTTAAAGCTGATCGGGGAAAAGCGTTATCAATTGCTGCTCTCGGAATGTCAGTAGGCGAAGTTTTGGCACCCATCGGATTGGTGGTATTGATCAACACTTTTGAATGGACGACGCTTTGGAGTGCCTTGGCAGTTATTCAGGCGGTGGTTTTTCCCTTCATCGCTTATCTGTTGGTGGGCAAGGTCGATCTTTTTGCCACCATTGCCACCACGGCACAGTCCAAAGGCTCCAGCAAAAAATTTATTCGCGAATTGCTGCGCAGCCCGTCCTATTGGCTGTATGCGGTTTCCCTTGTTTTCTGCCCATTTTTAGCAGCAGGGATCATGATTCACCATAGTAGTTTGCTGGAGATAAAATCCTGGAGTTTGCCCATGTATGCGACAGGTTTTGTGGGGTTTGGGGTGGCACGTATTCTGAGTTCAATCAGTACAGGACCATTGATTGATCGATGGTCGGCGAGTCGATTATTACCTTACTTTTTATGGCCGATAATCATGATGATGGCCTGCCTAATTTTCGTGAAACAGGTTTGGGTGTTGTATTTGTTACTTTTTGTTCTTGGAGGAAGTTTGAGCTTCGGGAGCATTTGTGGGACCGCGCTGTGGGCTGAAATTTATGGCGCCGAGCGAATGGGGACCGCCAAGAGCCTCAACTCGACCTTAATGGTGTTTGCCTGTTCTATGGCGCCTATCATTTTTGTATCGGTATTTACTACCGCCTACCTTTTTGTGGCGATGGCAGGCTTGATTATGCTCGCCATTGTTTTGTCTTTGCTGACGCGTTTCAGCTTGGCAAGAAATAGCGCAACAAACCAGATGAAGGCCAAAAAAGCCACCTGTTGA
- a CDS encoding DUF5686 family protein, with protein sequence MPKLLLVLFAILFSSAVCAQNFTLKGRVSELGTEESIPFANVYLKSNPMVGAETGPQGDFKMLIPAENLPDSLIVKFIGYRSQSIAISADMVEDFLKVHLEFERQELTEVVFKAKENPAFEIIRECIRRSEGQVQRFQEGWHGTRKNESLLYMKDLGDRELYKRMGKEAEKIISEYYDIPEDVRSGNLPIPIFAAEGTTLRQGRGGGQVLEENISNTRKGMGFDAQSIFGAVLGDQRYRIDNLFQNNVIVLDKAIASPLSNFWRANYNMWLMDSTEVIGADVTYKILFEPKIRSGIFFEGYLWINKADYALLRVEMKLPNTSGINFLEGFFYTQSFYKNQLGYYQSSQVNYQQRISGIPGVPKIMMNFSVNDLEAAQGYVEVESFRTDIPAESTIGAMDTMFNVTVTDFSQHIKAISAMENRSSIGLVSKVVNAMTSGFFDGDRYDVGNYLGFLLYNNVEGLRLGLGARSTFGTKHWYFRGYGGYGLKDHHFKSLLSTKYIFSREDYHVLGIQYINDLMPLSMSQFGADPYELNLRFTQWGNLAIRNPFYIEKVDIDYSLRFNRDWIFTANGRMYHLEQANQEAISEIERIGKIKTFEGNVGLRWSFEDKTVANKNFRLIRNGAQRFPVLELKYAYGVADYQSETLPYHRLIFNLRNNNSPLLLFGETSYNITVGKVFNPLPYPLLNVHQGNGSLAYLVGTSQMMNSFEFVSDQFVTANVKHYFNGTIMGRIPGLRWLNKVTKARILIEGDFAWGGLSDENKLLNENYLVKAARNAEEAQASFATFEPGTPYVSFGYGLENIFRLFFIQYWHRFTYLNQPYPVSRGSFKVGFAVKF encoded by the coding sequence TTGCCTAAACTTCTGCTTGTTTTATTCGCCATTTTATTTTCTTCCGCCGTCTGTGCCCAAAATTTCACCCTCAAGGGGCGTGTTAGCGAGTTAGGAACAGAAGAATCCATTCCTTTTGCAAATGTGTACCTGAAATCCAACCCCATGGTGGGAGCAGAAACAGGCCCTCAGGGGGACTTTAAGATGCTGATTCCTGCGGAGAATTTGCCTGATTCACTGATTGTTAAATTTATTGGTTACCGTTCTCAGTCCATTGCGATTTCAGCAGATATGGTCGAGGATTTTTTGAAAGTACATTTGGAGTTTGAGCGTCAGGAACTGACAGAAGTGGTTTTTAAGGCGAAAGAAAATCCAGCTTTTGAAATTATCAGGGAATGTATTCGCCGCTCGGAAGGGCAGGTTCAGCGTTTTCAGGAAGGTTGGCACGGTACCCGCAAGAATGAGTCTTTGTTATATATGAAGGACCTCGGCGATCGGGAGCTGTACAAGCGGATGGGCAAGGAGGCCGAGAAGATCATCAGTGAATATTATGATATTCCTGAAGATGTGCGGTCGGGGAATTTGCCGATTCCGATATTTGCCGCTGAAGGAACCACCCTGCGGCAAGGGCGAGGTGGCGGGCAGGTATTGGAGGAAAATATTTCAAATACCCGCAAGGGAATGGGCTTTGATGCGCAGAGTATTTTTGGTGCTGTGTTGGGTGATCAGCGCTATCGGATTGATAATCTTTTTCAGAATAATGTCATTGTCCTTGACAAGGCGATTGCGTCGCCGCTTTCCAACTTTTGGCGGGCCAACTACAATATGTGGCTGATGGACAGTACAGAAGTTATTGGAGCGGATGTGACCTATAAAATTCTTTTTGAACCCAAAATTCGGTCAGGAATATTTTTTGAAGGTTATTTATGGATCAATAAAGCGGATTATGCCTTGCTGCGGGTAGAGATGAAATTACCCAACACTTCGGGGATTAACTTTTTGGAAGGCTTTTTTTATACGCAGTCATTCTATAAAAACCAGCTGGGCTATTATCAGAGCTCACAGGTTAATTATCAGCAGCGTATTTCAGGTATTCCTGGCGTACCGAAAATCATGATGAATTTTTCCGTGAATGATCTCGAAGCAGCGCAAGGGTATGTGGAAGTGGAATCGTTTCGGACTGATATTCCTGCTGAAAGTACGATAGGCGCCATGGATACCATGTTCAATGTGACGGTTACAGATTTCTCGCAACACATTAAAGCGATCAGTGCCATGGAAAACCGAAGCAGTATTGGTTTGGTTTCCAAGGTGGTGAATGCCATGACGAGTGGATTCTTTGATGGTGACCGTTATGATGTGGGGAATTACCTCGGTTTTTTGCTGTATAACAATGTGGAAGGTTTACGGCTTGGTTTGGGCGCACGATCGACCTTCGGTACCAAGCATTGGTATTTTCGCGGCTATGGAGGGTATGGGCTGAAAGATCACCATTTTAAAAGTCTGCTCAGCACCAAATATATTTTCAGCAGGGAGGATTATCATGTGCTTGGAATTCAATATATTAATGATCTGATGCCACTGTCGATGAGCCAGTTTGGGGCAGATCCCTATGAGTTAAACCTTCGCTTTACACAATGGGGGAATTTAGCGATTCGAAATCCTTTTTATATTGAGAAAGTGGATATTGATTATTCATTGCGCTTCAATAGAGATTGGATCTTTACGGCCAATGGGCGGATGTACCATTTGGAACAGGCCAATCAGGAGGCGATTTCTGAGATTGAGCGGATAGGGAAAATTAAAACTTTTGAGGGGAATGTAGGCTTGCGCTGGAGTTTTGAAGACAAAACAGTGGCCAATAAAAATTTCCGACTGATACGAAATGGGGCACAGCGCTTTCCTGTTCTGGAGCTTAAATATGCCTATGGCGTTGCAGATTATCAATCCGAAACCTTACCGTATCATCGCTTGATTTTCAATCTCAGGAACAATAATTCCCCATTATTGCTTTTCGGCGAAACCTCCTATAATATTACCGTGGGAAAGGTGTTTAATCCTTTGCCTTATCCTTTATTGAATGTCCATCAGGGGAATGGGAGTTTGGCTTACCTGGTCGGGACCAGCCAAATGATGAATTCCTTTGAATTTGTGAGTGATCAATTTGTTACCGCAAATGTTAAGCATTATTTCAATGGGACCATTATGGGACGGATTCCTGGTTTGCGGTGGCTGAATAAGGTTACCAAAGCACGGATTCTTATTGAAGGGGATTTTGCCTGGGGCGGATTGAGTGATGAAAATAAATTGTTGAATGAAAATTATTTGGTTAAAGCTGCTCGAAATGCCGAAGAAGCACAGGCGAGCTTTGCAACCTTTGAGCCAGGCACGCCCTATGTTAGTTTTGGCTATGGGCTGGAGAATATTTTCAGACTGTTTTTTATTCAGTATTGGCATAGATTCACTTACCTGAACCAGCCTTATCCAGTAAGTAGGGGCAGTTTCAAGGTTGGCTTTGCCGTGAAGTTTTAA
- a CDS encoding Bax inhibitor-1/YccA family protein translates to MENSNWNNQRQASRSGSTFSHGTSHVEAASRVFMQHVYGWMTLGLLITALFAYLTFNSEFLFSIVSGMGIWALIIAELGLVFVISGMINKLSPLAAKGLFALYSALNGLTLSVILMAYTQSSVYSTFLITAGTFGLMSVYGMVTKKDLTNLGSLLMMGLVGIIIASLVNVFIGSSGLSMIISYVGVLIFTGLVAYDTQKLKNISYSVSSVGAGNASKMAILGALSLYLDFINLFIMLLRVLGNRR, encoded by the coding sequence ATGGAAAATTCAAATTGGAATAACCAACGCCAAGCTTCTCGAAGTGGTTCAACCTTTTCTCATGGGACTTCCCATGTAGAGGCAGCCTCTCGGGTTTTCATGCAGCATGTTTATGGCTGGATGACTTTAGGGTTGCTCATTACCGCCTTGTTTGCCTACCTTACTTTCAACTCTGAATTCCTATTCAGTATTGTATCAGGGATGGGAATTTGGGCCTTGATCATCGCTGAGTTAGGGTTGGTCTTTGTCATCTCAGGGATGATCAATAAGTTGTCGCCTTTGGCGGCCAAAGGATTATTTGCACTTTACAGTGCCCTTAACGGATTGACGTTGAGTGTGATTTTGATGGCCTACACCCAATCGTCCGTATATTCAACCTTCTTAATTACAGCGGGTACTTTCGGACTGATGAGTGTTTATGGTATGGTAACCAAAAAGGATTTAACCAACCTCGGAAGCCTTTTAATGATGGGACTTGTAGGGATTATTATTGCTTCGCTGGTGAATGTATTTATCGGAAGCAGTGGTTTATCCATGATTATTTCCTATGTGGGCGTTTTGATCTTCACAGGTTTGGTCGCGTATGATACCCAAAAACTGAAAAATATCTCTTACAGTGTTTCTTCAGTAGGAGCAGGTAATGCAAGTAAAATGGCAATTTTGGGGGCTTTAAGCCTTTATCTTGATTTCATTAACTTGTTCATTATGCTTTTAAGAGTGTTAGGAAATCGCAGATAA
- a CDS encoding DUF2911 domain-containing protein: MKKIFFSIFLSVMAVAANAQITTPQPSPAAELHQTIGLSKAVVEYSRPSMKGRQVFGGLVPFGELWRLGANASTKITFDQDVQLAGKAVAKGKYALYAIPQKDKWTIVVHKNLTHWGTGYGKNRYDQAEDLVRFDVPTQETKTTWESFTIEFNNFKPTGATLDILWENTMVSIPVTVETDKAVEASIAKAFDPKSKANDYFSAARYYFETEKDLSKAENWINEAVKLRTDAYWYFNLQAKILAKNGKNKEAKKAAKTSLQLAQSAGNSDYVKMNEALIKTL, translated from the coding sequence ATGAAAAAGATTTTTTTCAGTATTTTTCTGAGCGTAATGGCCGTTGCTGCCAACGCACAAATCACAACACCACAACCTTCTCCTGCTGCTGAGCTGCACCAAACTATTGGACTTTCTAAAGCGGTTGTGGAATATTCACGCCCGAGCATGAAAGGCCGTCAGGTTTTTGGTGGGTTGGTTCCATTTGGTGAACTATGGCGCTTGGGAGCAAACGCTTCAACAAAAATCACCTTCGATCAGGATGTTCAGTTGGCGGGTAAAGCAGTAGCCAAAGGGAAATACGCACTATATGCAATTCCTCAAAAAGACAAATGGACGATCGTTGTTCACAAAAATCTTACGCACTGGGGTACAGGTTATGGAAAAAACCGCTATGATCAAGCTGAAGATTTAGTGCGTTTTGATGTTCCTACGCAGGAAACAAAAACAACCTGGGAATCTTTCACTATTGAGTTCAACAACTTTAAGCCGACGGGTGCTACTTTGGATATCCTTTGGGAAAACACGATGGTAAGCATTCCTGTAACTGTTGAAACAGATAAAGCTGTTGAGGCTTCTATCGCTAAAGCATTCGACCCAAAATCCAAAGCAAATGATTACTTCTCGGCAGCAAGATATTACTTCGAAACGGAGAAGGATTTGTCAAAAGCTGAAAACTGGATCAACGAAGCCGTAAAATTACGTACTGATGCTTATTGGTATTTCAATCTTCAGGCTAAAATTTTGGCGAAGAATGGCAAAAACAAAGAAGCTAAAAAAGCGGCAAAAACATCGCTTCAGCTGGCACAAAGTGCTGGAAATTCAGACTATGTAAAAATGAACGAAGCCTTGATCAAAACGCTATAA
- a CDS encoding AraC family transcriptional regulator, with product MSKMETVHDFESVAFNPCDFLNFIPIHALTNKAFNDQHLSDHGGYFIVLLQDVSGSITVDLQEVSTQGPLLFLLGPDNHYNFEIAENAKVNGFILNFDEVLFSLCNLPEEYRSFFNDWSVESNYSLDSNEFNYLNNMLANLSTEVELFCREPYHDNMIVRMVEQLMIFAYRKETNKNSWRLKAEDAYVCRYRSFLELLDAQYKQWHLVGDYTEHLQMHEKQLNRACKRVANKSALQIIHHRLLLQAKRLLVSSNSSIKDIAFELGFADPAHFSKFFKKKTGAWPVEFRQGVEALMEA from the coding sequence ATGTCGAAGATGGAAACCGTTCATGATTTCGAATCCGTGGCCTTCAACCCATGTGATTTCCTGAACTTCATCCCGATACATGCATTAACAAATAAGGCTTTCAACGATCAGCATTTGTCAGATCATGGAGGCTACTTTATTGTATTATTGCAAGATGTATCGGGTTCAATTACCGTTGATCTGCAAGAAGTCAGCACCCAAGGACCTTTACTCTTTCTATTAGGCCCTGATAATCATTACAATTTTGAAATTGCAGAAAATGCCAAAGTCAATGGCTTCATTCTTAATTTTGATGAAGTTCTGTTTTCTTTGTGTAACCTGCCCGAAGAATACCGTTCTTTTTTCAATGACTGGAGCGTTGAAAGTAATTATTCTCTCGATAGTAATGAATTCAACTATCTGAATAATATGCTGGCCAATTTGTCTACTGAAGTCGAATTATTTTGCCGTGAACCGTATCACGACAATATGATCGTCAGGATGGTAGAACAGCTGATGATTTTTGCCTACCGAAAGGAGACCAACAAAAACAGCTGGCGACTAAAAGCGGAAGATGCTTATGTATGTCGATACCGTTCTTTCCTTGAATTGCTCGACGCGCAATACAAACAGTGGCATTTGGTGGGCGATTATACTGAACATCTGCAAATGCACGAAAAACAATTGAACCGTGCCTGCAAGCGGGTGGCGAACAAATCGGCCTTGCAAATTATTCATCACCGATTGTTATTGCAAGCCAAGCGATTGCTGGTAAGTTCTAACAGTTCAATTAAGGATATCGCTTTTGAATTGGGCTTTGCCGATCCAGCGCATTTTAGTAAGTTTTTCAAGAAGAAAACTGGTGCTTGGCCTGTGGAATTTCGACAAGGCGTAGAAGCATTGATGGAGGCTTAG